In Gulosibacter molinativorax, a single window of DNA contains:
- a CDS encoding 2OG-Fe(II) oxygenase gives MNTKQTKPDVYAQRVDSGNWEAITAEVNEYGGALLPQLLTPEEAEEIRGLYEVDAMFRQTVNMGRVRFGEGQYKYFHAPYPEPIERLKQALYPHLLPIARDWWGKLGRDAIWPDTLDEWLQMCHEAGQDKSTAILLKYGEKDWNALHRDLYGDRVFPLQVVINLNNPGVDHTGGEFLLLEQRPRAQSRGSAFLLPQGHGYVFTTRDRPVESRRGWSAAPVRHGVSAIRSGERFTLALVFHDAA, from the coding sequence ATGAACACGAAACAAACCAAGCCAGACGTCTACGCTCAGCGCGTGGACTCCGGGAACTGGGAGGCGATCACCGCCGAGGTGAACGAGTACGGCGGGGCGCTGCTGCCGCAGTTGCTCACACCGGAGGAGGCCGAGGAGATTCGTGGCCTCTACGAGGTGGATGCGATGTTCCGGCAGACGGTCAACATGGGGCGAGTGCGTTTCGGCGAGGGCCAATACAAGTATTTCCATGCCCCGTATCCGGAGCCGATCGAGCGACTCAAACAGGCCCTGTACCCACATCTGCTGCCCATCGCGCGCGACTGGTGGGGGAAGCTTGGCCGAGACGCGATCTGGCCGGACACCCTGGACGAGTGGCTTCAGATGTGCCATGAGGCGGGACAGGACAAGTCAACCGCGATCCTGCTGAAGTATGGCGAAAAGGACTGGAACGCGTTGCACCGCGATCTCTACGGGGACCGGGTGTTTCCGCTGCAGGTGGTAATCAATCTCAATAATCCGGGTGTGGACCACACCGGTGGTGAGTTCTTGTTGTTGGAGCAGCGGCCCCGGGCGCAATCGCGTGGCTCGGCGTTCTTGTTGCCGCAGGGGCACGGGTACGTGTTCACGACGCGGGACCGGCCCGTGGAGTCTAGGCGGGGCTGGTCGGCGGCGCCGGTACGCCACGGAGTGTCCGCAATCCGTTCGGGGGAGCGGTTCACGCTTGCGCTGGTCTTCCATGACGCCGCGTGA
- a CDS encoding Ada metal-binding domain-containing protein: MTPREGMMTGKTYTLLGADRSPYESVTPGILGGHRGGRIYGRLDCPAALRAIAKGGYVKNRVFFANEAIAIAAGFRPCGACLPEKYALWKRSREAAR; the protein is encoded by the coding sequence ATGACGCCGCGTGAGGGCATGATGACCGGTAAGACGTATACGCTCCTCGGCGCGGACCGCAGCCCGTATGAGAGCGTGACTCCCGGGATCCTGGGCGGGCACCGTGGCGGACGGATCTATGGCCGACTGGATTGCCCGGCGGCGCTGCGGGCGATCGCGAAGGGCGGTTACGTGAAGAACCGGGTGTTCTTCGCCAACGAGGCCATCGCGATCGCCGCGGGGTTCCGCCCCTGCGGCGCGTGCCTGCCGGAGAAGTATGCCTTGTGGAAACGGTCACGCGAGGCGGCCCGATGA
- a CDS encoding beta-ketoacyl-[acyl-carrier-protein] synthase family protein, translating to MTRLRRVVVTGLGAVTPSGLDAPSTWDAVRHGRSGIRLLDGEEFDGIAVRIGGQVRGFDPDIVLEPRESRRLSRVLWYAIGAADEAMRDAGLADAATGWPLPVASSRFAIVTGSGSGPIEAMQDATRTFDEQGARRVTPFLSMHGAPDAAGALLSQRYGAHGAALAISATCASGTVALGEAMRRIRHGYADAALVVGYEDCVNPVNFSSNANMRALASGYESMPERASRPFDRDRSGFVMAAGASAILLEAEEVASDRGATPLAELAGFGAASDAHHATAPHPEARGAIAAIAECLADAGVSSADVDHVNAHGTSTKLNDEMELRALEGALGDHARAVPISATKSSTGHMLGAGGVLEAVIATLTLRDQVLPPTINLEHPEFLGFDFVTEPREARVRAVLSNSFGFGGHNASVLLRAIS from the coding sequence ATGACCAGGCTACGCCGCGTCGTCGTCACCGGACTCGGTGCCGTCACTCCCTCGGGGCTCGATGCCCCGAGCACCTGGGATGCGGTGCGTCACGGTCGCAGCGGAATTCGGCTCCTCGACGGGGAGGAATTCGACGGTATTGCGGTGCGGATCGGCGGCCAGGTGCGGGGCTTCGATCCCGATATCGTCCTCGAGCCGCGCGAATCGCGGCGGCTCAGCCGCGTGCTCTGGTACGCGATCGGCGCCGCAGACGAGGCGATGCGGGACGCGGGGCTTGCGGACGCGGCGACGGGCTGGCCACTGCCGGTCGCATCCAGCCGCTTCGCGATCGTGACGGGCTCGGGCTCCGGCCCGATCGAGGCGATGCAGGATGCGACCCGCACCTTCGACGAACAGGGCGCGCGCCGCGTCACGCCGTTTCTTTCGATGCACGGAGCACCGGATGCGGCGGGCGCGCTGCTCAGCCAGCGGTATGGCGCCCACGGCGCCGCCCTCGCGATCTCGGCGACGTGCGCGAGCGGCACCGTTGCGCTCGGCGAGGCGATGCGGCGGATCCGCCACGGATACGCCGATGCCGCGCTCGTCGTCGGCTACGAGGACTGCGTGAACCCGGTGAACTTCTCCTCGAACGCGAACATGCGCGCGCTCGCGAGCGGCTACGAGTCGATGCCGGAGCGCGCATCCCGGCCTTTCGACCGCGATCGGTCGGGATTCGTGATGGCGGCCGGGGCGAGCGCGATCCTGCTCGAGGCCGAGGAGGTCGCGAGCGATCGCGGTGCGACCCCGCTCGCCGAACTCGCGGGGTTCGGCGCGGCGAGCGACGCGCACCACGCGACCGCGCCGCATCCCGAGGCCCGGGGTGCGATCGCGGCGATCGCCGAATGCCTCGCCGATGCCGGGGTATCGTCGGCCGACGTCGATCACGTCAACGCGCACGGCACGAGCACGAAACTCAACGACGAGATGGAACTGCGCGCGCTCGAAGGCGCCCTCGGCGACCACGCGCGCGCCGTTCCCATCAGCGCGACGAAGTCCTCGACCGGGCACATGCTCGGCGCAGGCGGAGTGCTCGAGGCGGTCATCGCGACCCTGACGCTGCGCGACCAGGTGCTTCCACCGACGATTAATCTCGAGCATCCCGAATTCCTCGGCTTCGACTTCGTGACCGAGCCGCGCGAAGCCCGCGTTCGTGCCGTGCTGTCGAACTCCTTCGGGTTCGGCGGGCACAACGCCTCGGTGCTGCTGCGCGCGATCTCCTGA
- a CDS encoding class I adenylate-forming enzyme family protein yields the protein MPITRTILEVAATHPDRLAIVGDHERLTYRDLVADGARVRAAVEHLQARQPKDARPVPAPEAQGIPITAISLTDAFHTARILAGLAGFRAVSATIDPRWPLEHQVGIILKVGIGLVISDSVELREALAQARWTGTIVTLAEFLALEDALPPAGAPEVRDPDEAFLLLFSSGTTSAPKAFMRLRHEYRYNAKASSHYLEASPGVATLAPGPLSYSLTLFALVECLYSCGTCHVADQFDVLRASRRIGEERISRVVAVPAVIQGLAEAAKRDPQRLSSLKLAVTGGANLSAQIRDAFATQLPGSRLISYYGAAEIGFIGDSRDSDGTKITLYDGVEAEIRDGAGLPLADGEVGTLWIRVASTALCYVASTTDAQLRGEHGWATVHDQGSLNGRKLTLVGRSGDIVVSGGHKISLPEVERAFHSLPGAEVCCAVGVPHERLGAVVALVLEGNAVPGKAELLAHAREQLAPQFVPRRFYRIDSLPRTVGGKIRRAETAALLSDGEADAEGLIRL from the coding sequence ATGCCGATCACCCGCACGATTCTCGAGGTGGCGGCAACGCATCCGGACCGGCTCGCGATTGTCGGTGATCATGAGCGGCTCACCTACCGCGACTTGGTGGCCGACGGTGCGCGCGTGCGTGCGGCGGTCGAACACCTGCAGGCGAGGCAACCGAAGGATGCGCGACCCGTCCCGGCACCCGAGGCACAGGGCATCCCCATCACGGCAATCAGCCTCACGGATGCGTTCCACACCGCCAGAATCCTCGCGGGTCTCGCGGGATTCCGCGCTGTCTCGGCGACGATCGACCCTCGCTGGCCGCTCGAGCACCAGGTCGGGATCATCCTAAAGGTCGGCATCGGCCTCGTGATCAGCGACTCGGTCGAGTTGCGCGAGGCGCTCGCGCAGGCTCGCTGGACGGGCACGATCGTGACCCTCGCCGAGTTCCTCGCGCTCGAGGATGCACTGCCACCGGCAGGTGCGCCGGAGGTGCGGGATCCGGACGAGGCCTTCCTACTCCTTTTTTCTTCGGGAACCACGAGCGCCCCGAAGGCCTTCATGCGGCTGCGCCACGAGTACCGGTACAACGCGAAGGCCTCGAGCCACTACCTCGAGGCGAGCCCCGGCGTCGCGACGCTCGCCCCCGGCCCCCTCTCCTATAGCCTCACCCTCTTCGCTCTCGTCGAATGCCTCTATTCATGCGGCACGTGCCACGTGGCCGATCAGTTCGACGTGCTGCGCGCATCCCGCCGCATTGGCGAGGAGCGCATCTCTCGCGTCGTCGCTGTGCCGGCCGTTATCCAGGGGCTCGCGGAGGCGGCGAAGCGGGATCCGCAGCGACTCAGCTCGCTCAAGCTCGCGGTGACCGGCGGCGCGAACCTGTCGGCGCAGATTCGGGATGCGTTCGCGACGCAGCTGCCCGGCTCGCGGCTCATTAGCTACTACGGCGCGGCCGAGATCGGTTTCATCGGCGACAGCCGCGACAGCGACGGCACCAAGATAACGCTGTACGACGGCGTCGAGGCCGAGATTCGAGATGGCGCGGGTCTGCCGCTTGCCGACGGCGAGGTGGGCACGCTGTGGATTCGGGTCGCCTCGACCGCCCTCTGCTACGTCGCCTCGACCACGGATGCGCAGCTGCGCGGCGAGCACGGCTGGGCCACCGTGCACGACCAGGGCAGCCTGAATGGCCGGAAGCTCACGCTTGTCGGCCGCTCGGGCGACATCGTCGTGTCGGGCGGCCACAAGATTTCGCTGCCGGAGGTGGAGCGCGCGTTCCACTCCTTGCCTGGTGCCGAGGTCTGCTGCGCCGTCGGCGTCCCACACGAACGGCTCGGCGCCGTCGTCGCGCTCGTGCTCGAGGGGAATGCGGTGCCCGGCAAGGCCGAGCTGCTCGCGCACGCTCGCGAGCAGCTCGCGCCCCAGTTCGTGCCGCGCCGCTTTTATCGCATCGACAGTCTCCCCCGCACGGTTGGCGGCAAGATTCGCCGAGCCGAGACCGCCGCGCTATTGTCTGACGGCGAGGCAGATGCAGAAGGGTTGATTCGCTTATGA
- a CDS encoding alpha-ketoglutarate-dependent dioxygenase AlkB family protein, with protein MSTLFGDDMLDRAAPELPEGAHFVPSWLTLEQQRWIVARFHEWTKGPVPIRAAKVRGHEMSVRTVCLGWHWRPYEYTREAVDVNGNRVLDFPDWMVRLGRKALVATSGDPHAGDDYTPDTALVNYYDDTARMGMHQDKDERARAPVVSLSIGDTCRFRFGNTETRGRPYQDIDLASGDLFVFGGPSRLAYHGIPKVYPGTAPAGCGLETGRINITMRVTGLDG; from the coding sequence ATGAGCACTCTCTTCGGAGACGACATGCTGGACCGGGCTGCACCCGAGCTGCCCGAAGGGGCACACTTTGTGCCAAGCTGGCTCACACTCGAGCAGCAGCGGTGGATCGTGGCTCGCTTCCATGAGTGGACCAAGGGCCCCGTTCCTATCAGGGCCGCGAAGGTTCGAGGGCACGAGATGAGCGTGCGCACGGTGTGCCTTGGTTGGCATTGGCGACCCTACGAATACACCCGAGAGGCCGTTGATGTGAACGGTAACCGGGTACTCGATTTCCCAGACTGGATGGTGCGCCTCGGCCGCAAAGCGCTTGTCGCCACGTCGGGCGACCCGCACGCGGGCGATGACTACACGCCGGACACGGCGCTGGTGAACTACTACGACGACACCGCGCGGATGGGGATGCACCAAGACAAGGATGAACGCGCCCGGGCCCCTGTGGTGTCGCTGTCAATCGGCGACACCTGTCGATTCCGATTCGGCAACACCGAGACGCGGGGCAGGCCTTATCAGGACATCGACCTGGCATCCGGCGACCTGTTCGTCTTCGGCGGCCCGTCGAGGCTGGCCTACCACGGCATCCCGAAGGTGTACCCCGGCACCGCACCTGCGGGCTGCGGGCTCGAGACCGGACGAATCAACATCACGATGCGGGTTACCGGCCTCGACGGTTGA
- a CDS encoding RNA polymerase sigma factor — MKHPFEQAVKRHGETVLRVCRAVLGPGADADDAWSETFLAALKSWPDLPEDTNVEAWLVRVARRKAIDVTRARARRAIPSDSLPEQVSTLGIPGRDEYGVWAAVAVLPERQRLAVAYHYLGGLPHAETAEIIGGSPDAVRRAAADGMKTLRQIYHSGEHTKGAPR; from the coding sequence ATGAAGCATCCATTCGAGCAGGCGGTCAAGCGGCACGGGGAGACTGTGCTGCGGGTCTGTCGCGCCGTGCTGGGGCCAGGCGCGGATGCTGACGACGCGTGGTCTGAGACGTTCCTCGCCGCACTGAAGTCTTGGCCGGACCTGCCGGAGGACACGAACGTTGAAGCGTGGTTGGTGCGCGTGGCCCGTCGAAAGGCGATCGACGTAACCCGAGCGCGCGCTCGGCGCGCGATTCCGAGCGATTCCCTCCCAGAACAGGTCTCGACGTTGGGCATCCCCGGCCGTGACGAGTACGGGGTGTGGGCGGCGGTCGCCGTGCTCCCGGAACGACAGCGCCTCGCGGTCGCCTATCACTATCTCGGCGGGCTGCCGCACGCCGAGACCGCCGAGATCATCGGCGGCAGCCCGGATGCGGTGCGCCGCGCCGCGGCCGACGGTATGAAGACCTTGCGACAGATCTATCACTCGGGCGAGCACACGAAGGGAGCGCCCCGATGA
- a CDS encoding acyl-CoA dehydrogenase family protein — protein sequence MTDREIRFAEIQAEFLPDDLLERIRGRAAAYDRENRFFQEDFDELVEHGYLKLFVPKDMGGPGLGMNEVSRLQQVLAKAAPATALGINMHLVWTGVARALLERGDDSHRFVLEETAAGEVFAFGVSEPGNDLVLYGSTTAAVPTGDGGYRFTGKKIFTSLSPVWTRLGAHGLDEIDPEDKRIVYGFIERGEDGIAVSEHWDPMGMRATQSRSTTLTDVPMRADRVTRRIPDGMTPDSLTFAINAHFQLLIASVYTGLAARALELAGEALHKRASRKNEVTYAELPEFRDRVADAAILYESVPPQLDSYTRDFDDLVDHGAGWPRRFVGAKLRATEMARRVVEDAFRCAGGAAFDNSSELNRLYRDALAGMFHPSGWDGARPLFAGAYLDQ from the coding sequence ATGACCGACCGCGAGATCCGCTTCGCCGAGATCCAAGCCGAGTTTCTTCCCGACGACCTGCTCGAGCGCATCCGGGGGCGGGCCGCGGCGTATGACCGCGAGAACCGCTTCTTCCAGGAGGACTTCGACGAGCTCGTCGAGCACGGCTACCTGAAGCTCTTCGTGCCGAAGGACATGGGTGGGCCGGGGCTCGGCATGAACGAGGTCTCGCGGCTCCAGCAGGTGCTCGCGAAGGCGGCGCCCGCGACAGCGTTGGGCATTAACATGCACCTCGTGTGGACCGGCGTCGCCCGCGCCCTGCTCGAGCGAGGCGACGACTCGCACCGGTTCGTGCTCGAGGAGACCGCGGCCGGCGAGGTGTTCGCGTTCGGCGTGAGCGAGCCCGGCAACGACCTCGTGCTCTACGGCTCGACCACCGCCGCCGTCCCCACCGGCGATGGCGGCTACCGCTTCACCGGCAAGAAGATCTTCACGTCGCTCTCACCCGTCTGGACGCGGCTCGGCGCCCACGGCCTCGACGAGATCGACCCCGAGGATAAGCGGATCGTCTACGGCTTCATCGAGCGCGGCGAGGACGGCATCGCGGTCTCCGAGCACTGGGACCCGATGGGGATGCGCGCCACGCAGAGCCGCTCGACTACCCTCACCGACGTGCCGATGCGCGCGGACCGCGTGACCCGGCGCATCCCCGACGGCATGACCCCGGACTCGCTCACGTTCGCGATCAACGCGCACTTCCAGCTGCTCATCGCCTCGGTCTACACCGGTCTCGCCGCCCGCGCCCTCGAGCTGGCGGGCGAGGCGCTCCACAAGCGGGCGTCGCGCAAGAACGAGGTGACTTACGCGGAGCTGCCCGAGTTCCGCGACCGCGTCGCCGACGCCGCGATCCTCTACGAGTCGGTGCCGCCCCAGCTCGACAGCTACACGCGCGACTTCGACGACCTCGTCGACCACGGCGCGGGTTGGCCGCGACGCTTCGTCGGCGCAAAGCTGCGGGCCACCGAGATGGCGCGGCGGGTGGTCGAGGATGCGTTCCGGTGCGCTGGCGGCGCGGCCTTCGACAATTCCTCGGAACTGAACCGGCTCTACCGCGACGCGCTCGCGGGGATGTTCCACCCCTCCGGCTGGGACGGCGCGCGGCCGCTGTTCGCCGGGGCCTACCTGGATCAATAG
- a CDS encoding NADPH-dependent oxidoreductase, whose product MTNHDAARESDPSTNELVERRYGAAHPGPLADGNATINLQLRHRSVRKFLPAEVTDAQLELIVAAAQSGSQSSNLQVWSVVAVRDQARKDRISAALGGHPYIEHCSVFLVWTADFNRNTRIVEAAHGTEVDSVGYLENTLVSFVDSGIAGQNALLAAESLGLGGVFVGSVRNNPLELSRELNLPEYVFPVVGLAVGVPDPTERASTKPRLPQRAVLHHEQYDAGAWESASREYEQHLADYYADYGRENYSWAFTLNRRIGSVEGMHGRHQIREWLAAKGFDSE is encoded by the coding sequence ATGACGAACCACGACGCCGCCCGCGAGTCCGACCCTTCGACCAACGAGCTGGTAGAGCGCCGATACGGTGCTGCGCATCCTGGCCCGCTTGCCGACGGCAACGCGACCATCAACTTGCAGTTGCGGCACCGTTCGGTGCGCAAGTTTCTGCCGGCAGAGGTGACGGATGCGCAGCTCGAGTTGATCGTCGCGGCCGCGCAGTCGGGTTCGCAGTCCTCCAATCTGCAGGTCTGGAGCGTCGTCGCGGTGCGCGACCAGGCGCGGAAGGACCGGATCTCGGCGGCGCTCGGCGGGCATCCCTATATCGAGCACTGCTCGGTGTTTCTCGTGTGGACCGCCGATTTCAACCGCAACACCCGCATCGTCGAGGCCGCGCACGGCACCGAGGTGGATTCGGTCGGCTATCTCGAAAACACGCTCGTGTCGTTCGTCGACTCCGGGATCGCGGGGCAGAACGCGTTGCTTGCCGCCGAGTCGCTCGGCCTCGGCGGGGTGTTCGTCGGCTCGGTGCGTAACAATCCGCTCGAGCTCTCGCGCGAGCTGAATCTACCGGAGTACGTCTTTCCCGTTGTGGGGCTCGCGGTTGGCGTCCCCGACCCGACCGAGCGCGCATCCACCAAGCCCCGGCTGCCGCAGCGCGCGGTCTTGCACCACGAGCAATACGACGCCGGAGCGTGGGAATCGGCCTCGCGCGAGTACGAACAGCACCTCGCCGACTATTACGCCGATTACGGTCGCGAGAACTACAGCTGGGCGTTCACGCTCAACCGCCGCATCGGTTCGGTCGAGGGGATGCACGGCCGGCACCAGATCCGCGAGTGGCTCGCGGCGAAGGGCTTCGACTCGGAGTAA
- a CDS encoding methylated-DNA--[protein]-cysteine S-methyltransferase produces MTTVRHALVETTLGEVTLVADGDDLTGLYFPEHWHLPDETTFGVRVDAEEDDVLARAKAELDEFFVGDRESFDVSVQTWGNEFSERVWAMLREIPYGQTTTYGALAERLGDRRLAQRVGQAVGRNPVCVFIPCHRVVGADGSLTGYAGGLDRKRFLLELEEPAEASGSRLF; encoded by the coding sequence ATGACTACGGTTCGACATGCACTGGTCGAGACAACGTTGGGAGAAGTGACGCTGGTCGCTGACGGCGATGATCTTACGGGGCTGTATTTTCCGGAGCATTGGCACCTACCCGATGAAACGACCTTCGGCGTTCGTGTGGATGCTGAGGAAGACGATGTGCTCGCGCGAGCGAAGGCGGAACTCGACGAGTTTTTCGTGGGCGACCGCGAGTCGTTCGACGTGTCGGTCCAAACTTGGGGGAACGAGTTCTCCGAGCGTGTGTGGGCAATGTTGCGTGAGATTCCTTATGGGCAAACCACGACATATGGCGCGCTGGCCGAGAGGCTTGGGGATCGGAGACTTGCACAGCGCGTGGGGCAGGCGGTCGGGAGGAACCCGGTGTGCGTGTTCATTCCGTGTCATCGCGTCGTCGGTGCCGATGGATCGCTGACGGGGTATGCGGGTGGTCTGGACCGCAAGCGATTCCTACTGGAGTTGGAAGAGCCAGCCGAGGCGTCAGGCTCGCGGCTGTTTTAG
- a CDS encoding methylated-DNA--[protein]-cysteine S-methyltransferase, which translates to MSDITPSGLNLAADRNQGAEHAALFPIEPGTMTDLHTRLAAIAGEHGLLDVAYRTIDTPVGPLLLAATEKGLVRVAFEREGFDTVLETLAKKISPRVLEAPRRLDAVAEEIEEYFAGTRHAFDLPLDYAMSSGFRQIVQRYLPHIGYGRTESYKEVAEHVGNPKAVRAVGTACATNPLPVVVPCHRVLRTDGSLGGYIGGLDAKTTLLTLEKAA; encoded by the coding sequence ATGAGCGACATCACACCATCCGGCCTGAACCTCGCGGCCGATCGTAACCAGGGGGCCGAGCACGCCGCACTATTCCCGATCGAGCCCGGCACGATGACCGACCTGCACACGCGACTGGCGGCCATTGCCGGTGAGCACGGCTTGCTCGACGTCGCCTACCGTACGATCGACACCCCAGTCGGCCCGCTGCTGTTGGCTGCGACCGAGAAGGGTCTCGTGCGCGTCGCGTTCGAACGCGAAGGCTTCGACACGGTACTCGAAACCTTGGCGAAGAAGATCAGCCCTCGCGTGTTGGAAGCCCCGCGTCGCTTGGATGCGGTCGCCGAGGAAATCGAGGAGTACTTCGCCGGTACGCGGCACGCGTTCGATCTGCCGCTCGATTACGCGATGTCCTCGGGGTTCCGGCAGATCGTGCAGCGTTACTTGCCGCACATCGGCTACGGGCGCACCGAGTCGTACAAGGAGGTTGCGGAGCACGTCGGCAATCCGAAAGCGGTGCGGGCTGTGGGTACGGCGTGCGCGACGAACCCGTTGCCGGTGGTGGTGCCCTGCCACCGGGTGCTGCGCACCGACGGCAGTCTCGGCGGGTACATCGGCGGCCTGGACGCGAAGACGACGCTACTGACATTGGAGAAGGCAGCATGA
- a CDS encoding putative quinol monooxygenase, which yields MIFIVVKYDVKPEFADTFIELTREFTQATRAEPGNKWFEWSRSVENANEFVLVEAFDDNAGEAHVSSPHFKQGLDAMRPVLASTPKIVSRLIEGEDWDEMGELKID from the coding sequence ATGATTTTTATCGTGGTCAAGTATGACGTCAAGCCCGAATTCGCCGACACATTCATCGAACTCACCCGCGAGTTCACGCAAGCGACCCGGGCGGAGCCCGGCAACAAGTGGTTCGAGTGGAGCCGCAGCGTTGAGAACGCGAATGAATTCGTGCTCGTCGAGGCGTTCGACGACAACGCGGGCGAAGCTCACGTCAGCTCCCCGCACTTCAAGCAGGGGCTCGATGCGATGCGCCCGGTGCTCGCTAGCACGCCCAAGATCGTCAGCCGCTTGATCGAGGGCGAAGACTGGGATGAGATGGGCGAACTCAAGATCGACTAG
- a CDS encoding DNA-3-methyladenine glycosylase I — MPTTAASKTTDATDDPGIVVGDDGLARPAWASVDPMLREYYDTEWGMPIRDEQGMYERISLEAFQAGLSWATILRKRPAFRAAFNDFEPEQVAGYGETEIERLMADTGIVRNKAKIHAAITNANATIRLRERGGLVSFVWSFQPAETPMPRTFAEIPTKSPESFALSKALRKEGFSFVGPTTMYALMEAVGIIDTHLLGSHRRGSSGVWPA, encoded by the coding sequence ATACCGACCACCGCAGCATCCAAAACCACCGATGCCACCGATGATCCAGGCATTGTCGTCGGTGATGACGGACTGGCCCGTCCGGCATGGGCGAGCGTCGACCCGATGCTTCGGGAGTACTACGACACCGAGTGGGGCATGCCTATCCGCGACGAGCAGGGCATGTACGAGCGAATCAGTCTCGAGGCGTTTCAAGCGGGCCTGTCCTGGGCCACGATCCTGCGCAAGCGGCCCGCCTTTCGCGCCGCATTCAACGACTTCGAACCGGAACAGGTCGCTGGCTACGGTGAAACAGAGATAGAACGGCTCATGGCCGACACCGGTATCGTGCGAAACAAGGCGAAGATCCATGCCGCGATCACCAATGCGAATGCGACCATTCGGCTTCGCGAACGAGGGGGTCTGGTTAGCTTCGTGTGGTCGTTCCAGCCCGCTGAGACACCGATGCCGCGCACGTTCGCGGAGATTCCCACGAAATCACCTGAATCCTTCGCTTTGTCAAAGGCACTTCGCAAGGAAGGATTCTCGTTCGTCGGCCCCACGACGATGTACGCGCTGATGGAGGCGGTGGGGATCATCGACACGCATCTGCTCGGCTCGCACCGCCGTGGCTCGTCGGGTGTCTGGCCCGCATGA